In Scomber japonicus isolate fScoJap1 chromosome 7, fScoJap1.pri, whole genome shotgun sequence, one genomic interval encodes:
- the mfsd8l1 gene encoding major facilitator superfamily domain-containing protein 8 translates to MDTRRKKKLTFFTIGLIFLLSGIEYAVILPTIWRYLQTLDAAPYFLGLALSAFSLSGLLSGPLFGHWSDRTRTTKKIILFANVFEIVGNFMYFMGYSKWLLLSSRLVAGIGTGAGSSIFGFLTRSTAPEDRATVFAAVMACRQAGLLIGPAFNIFLRLCDFHIGPFVVNKYTAPGLFMCLLWILLQLAVVFMYWDLPPPERVKAKESSTSKNREQENERGLVEDEEEGDDEEKPLMASQELAGSYGSVVTPNSTRDHTSDTVNATVNHISPPSSPMPPESDRPSSPLKNFSVTREFLREEVVVLLAAQFITLFNQTALETMVTPLTQKYFSYGELENSVMYCLCGVEVIAGFLFVRWLSQRVAERVVLAIGLTICNISCVWCLIFLASPLGGFPWQLTEFIIGVFLQVLGLPFVAVAQVSLFSKVTAEKTQGFSQGVRRSVGGLATILGPLWAGGLTGNMYIMMGVMMALLALLTMMLAFSYDRLVEPAAEEEEEESPEICG, encoded by the exons ATGGATACTCGACGGAAaaagaagttgacatttttcaccatcgGACTCATCTTTCTTCTAAGCGGTATAGAATATG CTGTGATATTGCCCACAATATGGCGATACTTGCAGACTTTAGATGCAGCACCTTACTTCCTGGGTTTGGCTTTATCAGCATTCAGCCTGAGTGGCCTCCTCTCAGGACCGCTATTTGGTCATTGGTCTGACAGAACACGAACCACCAAGAAGATCATCTTGTTTGCCAATGTTTTTGAGATAGTTG gTAATTTCATGTACTTCATGGGCTACTCCAAGTGGCTCTTATTGTCAAGTAGACTGGTGGCAG GCATCGGCACAGGCGCTGGCTCATCCATCTTTGGCTTCCTGACCAGAAGCACAGCCCCAGAGGATCGCGCCACTGTATTTGCAGCTGTCATGGCATGTCGGCAGGCTGGCCTTCTGATTG GTCCAGCATTTAACATCTTCCTGAGGCTGTGTGATTTCCACATTGGTCCTTTTGTGGTCAATAAATACACTGCACCAGGG TTGTTCATGTGTCTGCTGTGGATTCTCCTTCAACTGGCTGTGGTCTTCATGTACTGGGACCTACCACCTCCAGAAAGGGTTAAGGCCAAGGAGAGTTCAACAAGCAAAAACAGGGAACAGGAGAACGAGCGAGGGCTTgtggaagatgaggaagagggagaTGATGAGGAAAAGCCACTAATGGCGTCCCAGGAGCTGGCGGGGTCCTACGGCTCAGTGGTGACACCCAACTCAACTAGGGACCACACCTCTGACACTGTGAATGCAACGGTGAATCATATTTCTCCACCCTCTTCTCCCATGCCACCAGAGTCCGACAGGCCTTCTAGCCCCCTTAAGAATTTCAGCGTAACCCGAG AGTTCCTGAGAGAAGAGGTGGTTGTGCTGCTGGCTGCTCAGTTCATCACCCTCTTCAATCAGACAGCACTTGAG ACCATGGTGACCCCACTGACTCAGAAGTACTTCAGCTATGGGGAGCTGGAAAACAGTGTCATGTACTGTCTGTGTGGTGTGGAGGTGATCGCTGGCTTCCTGTTTGTGCGCTGGCTGAGCCAGCGTGTTGCTGAGCGGGTGGTTCTGGCCATTGGCCTCACCATCTGCAATATCTCCTGTGTCTGGTGCCTCATCTTCCTGGCCAGCCCACTGG GTGGTTTTCCGTGGCAGCTGACAGAGTTCATCATTGGGGTGTTTTTGCAGGTTTTGGGGTTGCCATTTGTGGCTGTGGCCCAGGTTTCTCTCTTCTCCAAAGTCACTGCGGAGAAAACGCAAG GTTTCAGTCAGGGAGTACGTCGCTCAGTTGGTGGTCTAGCTACCATCCTGGGCCCTCTGTGGGCTGGTGGCCTTACTGGGAACATGTATATAATGATGGGTGTTATGATGGCACTTCTGGCGCTGCTAACG ATGATGCTGGCTTTCTCATATGACCGGCTGGTTGAACCTGCTgccgaggaggaagaagaagaaagcccAGAGATCTGTGGTTGA
- the polr2h gene encoding DNA-directed RNA polymerases I, II, and III subunit RPABC3: MAGILFEDIFDVKDIDPDGKKFDRVSRLHCESESFKMDLILDVNIQIYPVDLGDKFRLVIASTLYEDGTPDDGEYNPQDDRPSRADQFDYVMYGKVYKIEGDETSTEAATRLSAYVSYGGLLMRLQGDANNLHGFEVDSRVYLLMKKLAF, translated from the exons ATGGCTGGAATTCTGTTTGAGGATATCTTTGATGTAAAAGACATCGATCCAGATGGCAAAAAGTTTGACAGAG TGTCTCGTCTACATTGTGAAAGTGAATCTTTCAAGATGGACCTCATCTTGGATGTCAACATTCAGATCTATCCTGTGGATCTTG GTGACAAGTTCAGACTGGTCATTGCCAGCACGCTATATGAAGATGGAACACCAGATGACGGGGAGTACAATCCTCAGGATGACAGGCCGTCCAG GGCGGACCAATTTGACTATGTGATGTATGGGAAGGTTTACAAGATTGAGGGTGATGAGACTTCAACAGAAGCAGCCACACGCCT CTCTGCCTATGTCTCTTATGGTGGTCTCCTCATGAGGCTGCAAGGAGATGCCAACAACCTCCACGGCTTTGAGGTGGACTCCAGGGTTTACCTCCTCATGAAGAAACTGGCCTTCTAA